The Tistrella mobilis genome window below encodes:
- a CDS encoding homocitrate synthase → MTAITAEPPMIEPSVAAGVMPGMRWAFADRIDLMDESLREGAERASVPPDLDAKCDLAEAIAAVGIRTLVVGMFPDVPQNAELLARLVRRQQAGRLPADLRFMVISHVGVTMRQTLALLDDLAIPLETVHVIAIHSVSDLQITHLFPTILRKDGAVDWDQTAWEALDDAARRARNLDWLADFLPVVTGWRGGGVMVGLLDAFRADHGHLMNAVATVAAAGIRQIRLVDTAGTCLPHQLPQTVGEPVARFPDIAFYGHFHDDFGMSTANAVMGLSLGLKGVDVSVGGFANRAGHPPLAEVVMALRKLYGVELPGVDPTRLHGLSRMAERIYGLMENPAQAITGVVTHSVQSGIRTELLRKAPRIFDAIAPEEVGARLVAMFGVRSGRDGLLRFLRERQLLAPFGLEPTPEIADALFEHLDAEWARRSAGARARLGELIEQYQDTLNASFFTEEAMTSWLSAHLTAVHMKTA, encoded by the coding sequence ATGACCGCCATCACCGCCGAACCGCCCATGATCGAGCCATCCGTCGCCGCCGGTGTGATGCCGGGCATGCGCTGGGCCTTCGCCGACCGCATCGACCTGATGGATGAAAGCCTGCGCGAGGGGGCCGAGCGCGCCAGCGTGCCACCGGACCTGGACGCCAAATGCGACCTGGCCGAGGCGATCGCAGCCGTGGGCATCCGCACGCTCGTGGTCGGCATGTTCCCCGACGTGCCGCAGAATGCCGAGCTGCTGGCCCGGCTGGTGCGCCGCCAGCAGGCCGGACGGCTGCCCGCCGATCTGCGCTTCATGGTCATCTCCCATGTCGGGGTGACCATGCGCCAGACGCTGGCCCTGCTCGACGATCTGGCGATCCCGCTGGAGACGGTGCATGTGATCGCGATCCATTCGGTTTCGGATCTGCAGATCACCCATCTCTTCCCGACCATCCTGCGCAAGGACGGCGCCGTCGACTGGGATCAGACCGCCTGGGAGGCGCTGGACGACGCCGCGCGGCGCGCGCGCAATCTCGACTGGCTGGCCGATTTCCTGCCGGTGGTGACCGGCTGGCGCGGCGGCGGGGTGATGGTCGGGCTGCTGGATGCCTTCCGCGCCGATCACGGCCATCTGATGAATGCGGTGGCAACCGTGGCCGCGGCCGGCATCCGCCAGATCCGCCTGGTCGACACCGCCGGCACCTGCCTGCCCCATCAGCTGCCCCAGACCGTGGGCGAGCCGGTGGCGCGCTTCCCCGACATCGCCTTCTACGGCCATTTCCACGACGATTTCGGCATGTCGACCGCCAATGCGGTGATGGGGTTGTCGCTGGGGCTGAAGGGGGTGGACGTCTCGGTCGGCGGCTTCGCCAACCGGGCCGGACATCCGCCGCTGGCCGAGGTGGTGATGGCGCTTCGCAAACTCTACGGCGTGGAGCTGCCGGGCGTGGACCCGACCCGGCTGCACGGCCTCAGCCGCATGGCTGAACGGATCTACGGGCTGATGGAAAACCCCGCCCAGGCGATCACCGGCGTCGTCACCCACAGCGTGCAGAGCGGCATCCGCACCGAACTGCTGCGCAAGGCCCCCCGGATCTTCGATGCCATCGCCCCCGAAGAAGTCGGCGCCCGGCTGGTGGCGATGTTCGGGGTGCGCAGCGGCCGCGACGGGCTGCTGCGCTTCCTGCGCGAACGCCAGCTGCTCGCCCCCTTCGGCCTGGAGCCGACCCCCGAGATCGCCGACGCGCTGTTCGAACACCTGGACGCCGAATGGGCCCGCCGCAGCGCCGGTGCCCGCGCACGGCTGGGCGAGCTGATCGAACAGTATCAGGACACGCTGAACGCATCCTTCTTTACCGAAGAGGCTATGACGTCATGGCTGAGCGCGCATCTGACCGCCGTGCATATGAAGACGGCCTGA
- a CDS encoding iron-containing redox enzyme family protein, with the protein MAERASDRRAYEDGLTATAAAAALWPIFRDRAAGADEDQWRDMLDLAAIAAGGLAQEDGLDPAGELAVHRVLYAIYAGRILVPWSPQWRDLDDVRVDLLRRTLETGWEAAERHRLTGFFGPLPQVADFAGWATRHCQAHRSNVGHPLFDFLSDRASFDQLRSFIVQETPFDIHFGDIVAMMLPGVHGGAKAEFSRNFWDEMGRGDQRLAHRQLRLDMMTALGVREDVYVTEVEAFCLEELRLANMYFHGVFNRALLPQAIGMMLATELMVPGRLDRQIQGWRRVGLDDDTMRYLIEHTVVDIEHAAGWMNEVVLPMLAERPEVMGEIVLGMARRLEHAAAVCDRMMTLLPAAA; encoded by the coding sequence ATGGCTGAGCGCGCATCTGACCGCCGTGCATATGAAGACGGCCTGACCGCCACCGCCGCCGCGGCCGCCCTCTGGCCGATCTTCCGCGACCGGGCCGCAGGCGCCGATGAAGACCAGTGGCGCGACATGCTCGACCTTGCGGCCATCGCAGCCGGCGGGCTGGCGCAGGAGGACGGGCTGGACCCGGCCGGCGAACTGGCCGTGCACCGGGTGCTCTATGCCATCTATGCCGGCCGGATCCTGGTGCCCTGGTCGCCGCAATGGCGCGATCTGGACGATGTCCGGGTCGATCTGCTGCGCCGGACGCTGGAAACCGGCTGGGAGGCGGCCGAACGCCACCGGCTGACCGGCTTCTTCGGCCCCCTGCCGCAGGTGGCGGATTTCGCCGGCTGGGCCACCCGTCACTGCCAGGCCCACCGGTCCAATGTCGGCCACCCGCTGTTCGATTTCCTGAGCGACCGGGCGAGCTTCGACCAGCTGCGCAGCTTCATCGTTCAGGAAACCCCCTTCGACATCCATTTCGGCGACATCGTGGCCATGATGCTGCCGGGGGTGCATGGCGGCGCCAAGGCGGAATTCTCGCGCAATTTCTGGGACGAGATGGGCCGCGGCGACCAGCGGCTGGCGCATCGCCAGCTGCGGCTCGACATGATGACGGCGCTGGGGGTGCGCGAGGATGTGTATGTGACCGAGGTGGAGGCCTTCTGCCTGGAGGAACTTCGCCTCGCCAACATGTATTTCCACGGCGTGTTCAACCGCGCGCTGCTGCCGCAGGCGATCGGCATGATGCTTGCGACCGAACTGATGGTCCCCGGGCGGCTGGACCGGCAGATCCAGGGCTGGCGCCGGGTCGGGCTGGACGACGACACCATGCGCTATCTGATCGAGCACACCGTGGTCGACATCGAACACGCGGCCGGCTGGATGAACGAGGTGGTGCTGCCGATGCTGGCCGAGCGCCCCGAGGTGATGGGCGAGATCGTCCTCGGCATGGCCCGGCGCCTGGAACATGCCGCTGCGGTCTGCGACCGGATGATGACGCTTCTGCCTGCGGCGGCCTGA
- a CDS encoding acetyl-CoA carboxylase biotin carboxylase subunit family protein has protein sequence MAHMVFVETTRPATRALDHALAMGHEVTLIRSGRFDWLLPPAEHERIRALDIRRVEIADTRSDALIETALHDLMALGPVDAVLTALQPVATPAAIAAGRLGIRATAARGMINARDKALTRAALDRAGLPSVAHATVRTLEDALNAADRIGYPVIVKPVNGLGKALTTWANRPDDIHRHFATLGGRRELLQTGLSDELADAAFIIEEIARGPLHSLELAGLASGAKVPLILVRRKTGRDDPVLEMGSTVPAPLSAEDRRAAGDYAVAVAEALGLDIGIFHIELIMTDRGPRLVEVNPRIAGGAIPDLIRTATGIDPFELLVRIHAGESPVSDWLPETCAASHSFITMAEDCTIRADLAPDWFDAFRPRMASGGCDIRPGASYRRMDGNQDVLGVVRMVAPTIGEAAAACEALRAEIAATLGVKLVELVE, from the coding sequence ATGGCGCATATGGTCTTCGTGGAAACCACCCGCCCCGCCACGCGGGCGCTCGATCATGCGCTGGCCATGGGGCACGAGGTGACGCTGATCCGATCGGGCCGCTTCGACTGGCTGTTACCGCCCGCCGAGCATGAGCGGATCCGCGCGCTCGACATCCGTCGGGTGGAGATCGCCGACACCCGCTCCGATGCGCTGATCGAGACGGCCCTTCACGATCTGATGGCCCTGGGGCCGGTCGATGCCGTCCTGACCGCCTTGCAGCCGGTGGCCACCCCGGCCGCGATCGCCGCCGGCCGGCTCGGCATCCGGGCGACCGCGGCCCGGGGCATGATCAATGCCCGCGACAAGGCGCTGACCCGGGCGGCACTGGACCGCGCCGGCCTGCCCTCGGTCGCCCATGCCACGGTCCGCACGCTGGAGGATGCCCTGAACGCCGCGGACCGCATCGGCTATCCGGTGATCGTGAAGCCGGTGAACGGCCTGGGCAAGGCGCTGACCACCTGGGCCAACCGCCCCGACGACATCCACAGGCATTTCGCCACCCTGGGCGGGCGGCGCGAATTGCTGCAGACCGGGCTTTCGGACGAACTCGCCGATGCCGCCTTCATCATCGAGGAAATCGCCCGCGGCCCGCTGCATTCGCTGGAGCTGGCGGGGCTCGCCTCGGGCGCCAAAGTGCCGCTGATCCTGGTGCGGCGGAAGACCGGGCGGGATGATCCGGTGCTGGAGATGGGCTCCACCGTCCCCGCCCCGCTTTCCGCCGAAGACCGCCGGGCGGCAGGCGATTATGCGGTGGCGGTGGCCGAGGCGCTGGGCCTCGACATCGGCATCTTCCATATCGAGCTGATCATGACCGACAGGGGCCCGCGGCTGGTGGAGGTGAACCCGCGGATTGCCGGCGGCGCCATCCCCGATCTGATCCGCACCGCCACCGGCATCGACCCGTTCGAGCTTCTGGTGCGCATCCATGCCGGCGAAAGCCCGGTTTCGGACTGGCTGCCCGAAACCTGCGCCGCCAGCCACAGCTTCATCACCATGGCCGAAGACTGTACCATACGCGCCGATCTGGCCCCCGACTGGTTCGATGCCTTCCGGCCGCGCATGGCCTCGGGCGGCTGCGACATCCGCCCGGGGGCCAGCTACCGGCGCATGGACGGCAATCAGGACGTGCTGGGTGTTGTCCGAATGGTTGCACCAACCATCGGCGAAGCCGCCGCCGCCTGCGAGGCGCTGCGGGCGGAGATCGCCGCGACCCTGGGTGTGAAGCTGGTGGAGCTGGTGGAATGA
- a CDS encoding MFS transporter — MSGTTQPLPSRLALFADRRFLLLWAAMLVSATGTFMLLLAVSAELLKRHGSGLGAASVFAFQWILPVVAVSLVRRLAESRRLRRTVILAEIAGAVISLAIGLLLTADLTVAVLACFLIRGLAEAVTKTSRVVLVKLMFQGPALTLASSTFNLSFYVGGALGGLAGAVAVEHLPLIGVCAVDAMTFLISAACYRALPDLRPSGEAPRAPGRRRGAIAEALSLMRADRRLWLAAGYVVAATGVLQGFHNTARVVLPMRHLGLGESAVMHLQITSGLAIILGALAIPVLGALARHRGFAPLTHLGACVMLWAVTLVAGETGLHLGYFAYIFLFEAAFTAAQAQLIQATPSRDMATMQAAVGALGTSLLIGCTLLSGALADLMPLPLVAAITAGIGVVILLAIEAGSRHGIRKAAGI, encoded by the coding sequence ATGAGCGGCACCACCCAGCCCCTGCCCTCGCGGCTTGCGCTCTTCGCCGACCGGCGGTTCCTGCTGCTCTGGGCGGCGATGCTGGTCAGTGCCACCGGCACCTTCATGCTGCTGCTTGCGGTTTCGGCCGAATTGCTGAAACGCCATGGCTCGGGCCTCGGCGCCGCTTCGGTCTTTGCCTTTCAATGGATCCTGCCGGTGGTGGCGGTGTCGCTGGTCCGCCGGCTGGCCGAAAGCCGGCGGCTGCGGCGCACGGTGATCCTGGCCGAAATCGCCGGGGCCGTGATCTCTCTGGCGATCGGCCTGCTGCTGACCGCCGATCTGACGGTGGCCGTGCTCGCCTGCTTCCTGATCCGGGGCCTGGCCGAAGCCGTGACCAAGACCTCGCGGGTGGTGCTGGTCAAGCTGATGTTCCAGGGGCCGGCGCTGACGCTCGCCTCCTCCACCTTCAACCTGTCCTTCTATGTCGGCGGGGCACTGGGCGGGCTGGCGGGCGCGGTGGCAGTGGAGCATCTGCCGCTGATCGGGGTCTGCGCGGTCGATGCCATGACCTTCCTGATCTCGGCCGCCTGCTATCGGGCGCTGCCCGATCTGCGACCGTCCGGCGAGGCGCCCCGCGCCCCCGGCCGGCGCCGGGGCGCCATCGCCGAGGCGCTGTCGCTGATGCGCGCCGACCGCAGGCTGTGGCTGGCGGCAGGCTATGTGGTGGCAGCGACCGGCGTGCTTCAGGGTTTCCACAACACCGCCCGGGTGGTGCTGCCCATGCGCCATCTGGGCCTGGGCGAAAGCGCGGTGATGCATCTGCAGATCACCAGCGGCCTGGCCATCATCCTGGGGGCGCTGGCGATCCCGGTTCTGGGGGCGCTGGCCCGCCACCGCGGCTTCGCGCCGCTCACCCATCTGGGCGCCTGCGTCATGCTTTGGGCCGTGACGCTGGTCGCGGGCGAGACGGGGCTGCATCTCGGCTATTTCGCCTATATCTTCCTGTTCGAGGCCGCCTTCACCGCCGCCCAGGCCCAGCTGATCCAGGCCACGCCCAGCCGCGACATGGCGACGATGCAGGCGGCGGTGGGGGCGCTGGGCACCAGCCTGCTGATCGGCTGTACGCTGTTGAGCGGCGCGCTCGCCGATCTGATGCCGCTGCCGCTGGTGGCCGCGATCACGGCCGGGATCGGGGTCGTCATCCTGCTCGCCATCGAGGCCGGCAGCCGCCACGGCATCCGCAAGGCCGCCGGTATCTGA
- a CDS encoding MFS transporter, whose amino-acid sequence MKGLLHDRNFLLIQAATLISATGSFMLLLAVSAELLRRSGSGLGAASVFAFQWILPVLAVSAVRRLADLPGLRRVLILAELAGGALSLAIGLLLTADLLPVVLGCFLLRGFGEAVTRTGRVVLLRRLFDGPRLAAAAASFNIAFYTGATLGGVTGGLVVGRLSLTEICALNAASFLVAALCWRALPDARGAADATKGGSGALRDAFRLMARHPALLRQAGYVVLSTGVFQGFHNAARTLLPMRGLGLDDRAVMHLQVASGLAIILGAVLVPLLGRLARRRWLTPCASVLACLLLAAASRAPGLGLLIAAYLAFLVAFELAFTAAQAGLIRAATTGQMATMQAAANAGGTALVILVTLATGGLADLMPMAAVGPVIGVLGLMLIAGLELAARRAQAMLSTTPPSTRRAAPVVADDSGEAR is encoded by the coding sequence ATGAAAGGGCTGCTGCACGACCGCAACTTCCTGCTGATCCAGGCGGCGACGCTGATCAGTGCCACCGGCAGTTTCATGCTGCTGCTCGCGGTTTCGGCCGAGCTGTTGCGGCGGTCGGGATCGGGGCTGGGGGCCGCCTCGGTCTTCGCCTTTCAGTGGATCCTGCCGGTGCTGGCGGTCTCGGCCGTGCGGCGGCTGGCCGATCTGCCGGGGCTGCGGCGGGTGCTGATCCTGGCCGAACTGGCCGGGGGCGCACTGTCGCTCGCCATCGGCCTGCTGCTCACCGCCGATCTGCTGCCTGTCGTCCTCGGCTGTTTCCTGCTGCGCGGCTTCGGCGAGGCGGTCACCCGCACCGGAAGGGTGGTGCTGCTGCGCCGGTTGTTCGACGGCCCGCGCCTGGCCGCGGCCGCCGCCAGCTTCAACATCGCCTTCTATACCGGCGCCACACTGGGGGGCGTGACCGGCGGGCTGGTGGTCGGGCGGCTGTCGCTGACGGAGATCTGCGCGCTCAATGCCGCAAGCTTCCTGGTGGCGGCACTGTGCTGGCGGGCATTGCCGGATGCGCGCGGCGCGGCCGATGCAACCAAAGGAGGTAGTGGCGCACTACGGGATGCCTTTCGGCTGATGGCCCGCCATCCGGCGCTGCTGCGCCAGGCCGGCTATGTCGTGCTGTCGACCGGCGTGTTTCAGGGCTTTCACAACGCCGCCCGCACCCTGTTGCCCATGCGCGGGCTGGGGCTGGACGACCGGGCGGTGATGCATCTGCAGGTGGCAAGCGGGCTCGCGATCATCCTGGGGGCGGTGCTGGTGCCGCTGCTGGGCAGGCTCGCCCGCCGCCGCTGGCTGACGCCCTGCGCCTCGGTGCTTGCCTGCCTGCTGCTGGCCGCCGCCAGCCGCGCCCCCGGGCTCGGCCTGCTCATCGCCGCCTATCTGGCCTTCCTGGTCGCCTTCGAACTGGCCTTCACCGCCGCCCAGGCCGGGCTGATCCGGGCCGCGACCACCGGCCAGATGGCGACCATGCAGGCCGCCGCCAATGCCGGCGGCACGGCCCTGGTCATCCTGGTGACGCTGGCGACCGGCGGCCTGGCCGATCTGATGCCGATGGCGGCCGTGGGCCCGGTGATCGGCGTTCTGGGGCTGATGCTGATCGCCGGGCTGGAGCTGGCCGCGCGGCGGGCTCAGGCGATGCTATCGACCACGCCGCCATCCACCCGCAGGGCGGCGCCGGTGGTGGCGGACGACAGCGGCGAGGCCAGATAG
- a CDS encoding SDR family NAD(P)-dependent oxidoreductase, producing MKIDLTDRSAVVTGSTAGIGHAIARGLAGAGASVVLNGRHQPDVDQAVAALKQAVPGAEVRGVAADLGTGAGCDTLAGAVAQPDILVNNVGVFGPADFFEADDDLWQQILAVNFLSGMRLSRALVPGMVDRGWGRVIFLSSESALNIPADMIHYGVTKTACLALSRGLAKRLAGTGVTANAILPGPTLSRGLRRMLEADGRPVDGDVIEDSAANFVADNRPGSLIRRAASVDEVANLAVYLASPLSSATTGAALRVDGGVVDSIA from the coding sequence ATGAAGATCGATCTCACTGACCGCTCGGCCGTCGTCACCGGTTCCACCGCCGGCATCGGCCATGCCATCGCCCGCGGCCTGGCCGGGGCGGGGGCGTCCGTGGTGCTGAATGGCCGGCATCAGCCGGATGTCGACCAGGCGGTGGCGGCGCTGAAGCAGGCCGTGCCCGGGGCGGAGGTGCGCGGTGTCGCCGCCGATCTCGGCACCGGGGCCGGCTGCGATACCCTGGCCGGAGCGGTCGCGCAGCCGGACATTCTGGTCAACAATGTCGGCGTCTTCGGCCCGGCCGATTTCTTCGAGGCCGATGACGATCTCTGGCAGCAGATCCTGGCGGTCAACTTCCTGTCGGGCATGCGCCTGTCGCGGGCGCTGGTGCCGGGCATGGTCGATCGCGGCTGGGGGCGGGTGATCTTCCTGTCCTCGGAATCGGCGCTCAACATCCCCGCCGACATGATCCATTACGGCGTCACCAAAACCGCCTGTCTGGCCCTGTCGCGGGGGCTTGCCAAGCGGCTGGCCGGTACCGGCGTCACCGCCAATGCCATCCTGCCCGGCCCGACCCTCTCCCGCGGGCTCCGGCGCATGCTGGAGGCGGATGGCCGGCCGGTGGACGGGGATGTGATCGAAGACAGTGCCGCGAATTTCGTGGCCGACAACCGGCCGGGCTCGCTCATCCGGCGCGCCGCCTCGGTCGACGAGGTCGCCAATCTGGCGGTCTATCTGGCCTCGCCGCTGTCGTCCGCCACCACCGGCGCCGCCCTGCGGGTGGATGGCGGCGTGGTCGATAGCATCGCCTGA
- a CDS encoding SDR family oxidoreductase has protein sequence MTALSDRVAVVAGATRGAGRGIAVELGAAGATVYVTGRSTAGRRSDYNRPETIEETASLVTAAGGCGIPVVLDHLDRAAVAALAARIDAAHGRLDLLVNDVWGGELLTEWNVPVWGHDLDKGLRLLHNAVDTHLIAAHHLLPLMIRRPGGVLVEVTDGTAGYNAGRYRLSPFYDLAKMSVIRMAWAHARDLEPYGCCSVAVTPGWMRSEMMLDHYGVTEAGWHDAIAREPHFCISETPRFLGRGIAALAADPRRMRWNGTSTSSGELARVYGVDDLDGSRPDCFRYLVEVQEAGLPADPAGYR, from the coding sequence ATGACGGCTCTTTCGGACAGGGTTGCCGTGGTTGCCGGCGCCACGCGCGGCGCCGGGCGCGGGATCGCGGTCGAGCTGGGCGCCGCCGGAGCCACGGTCTACGTCACCGGCCGCTCCACCGCCGGTCGCCGTTCGGATTACAACCGGCCCGAGACGATCGAGGAAACGGCTTCCCTGGTCACGGCGGCCGGCGGCTGCGGCATCCCGGTCGTGCTCGACCATCTGGACCGGGCGGCGGTGGCCGCGCTGGCCGCCCGGATCGACGCGGCCCATGGCCGGCTCGACCTGCTGGTCAACGATGTCTGGGGCGGCGAATTGCTCACCGAATGGAACGTCCCGGTCTGGGGGCACGACCTGGACAAGGGGTTGCGGCTGCTGCACAACGCGGTCGACACCCATCTGATCGCCGCCCATCACCTGCTGCCGCTGATGATCCGCCGGCCCGGCGGGGTTCTGGTCGAGGTGACCGACGGCACCGCCGGGTACAATGCCGGCCGCTACCGGCTGTCGCCCTTCTACGATCTGGCCAAGATGTCGGTGATCCGGATGGCCTGGGCCCATGCCCGCGATCTTGAGCCTTATGGCTGCTGTTCGGTCGCGGTGACGCCCGGCTGGATGCGGTCCGAGATGATGCTCGACCATTATGGCGTCACCGAGGCCGGCTGGCACGATGCCATCGCGCGGGAGCCGCATTTCTGCATCTCGGAAACCCCCCGTTTCCTTGGCCGCGGCATTGCGGCGCTGGCGGCAGACCCCCGGCGGATGCGCTGGAACGGTACCTCGACCTCCAGCGGCGAACTGGCCCGGGTCTATGGCGTCGACGATCTCGACGGCTCGCGCCCCGACTGCTTCCGCTATCTGGTGGAGGTTCAGGAGGCAGGCCTGCCGGCCGATCCTGCCGGCTATCGCTGA
- a CDS encoding TetR/AcrR family transcriptional regulator has protein sequence MARQRSLPDERVLEITLALMHRLGPQAVTFAAVAAETGLSSATLVQRFGSKPAMVRAALDLAWTRLETATAEAIAACPPTPDGAVALLAGLSHGYGDIDSYADGLMVLREDLRDPELRARGAAWGAGLATAIDRCFPDRPGAGRLMITQWQGALIWWGFAPDRPIDRVVAENLGSLAGLLAGRPVPAEPAGGG, from the coding sequence ATGGCCCGCCAGCGCAGCCTGCCCGATGAACGGGTTCTGGAGATCACCCTCGCCCTGATGCACCGGTTGGGGCCGCAGGCCGTCACCTTCGCGGCGGTGGCGGCCGAAACCGGCCTGTCCAGCGCCACCCTGGTCCAGCGCTTCGGCAGCAAACCGGCAATGGTCAGGGCGGCACTCGATCTTGCCTGGACGCGGCTGGAGACCGCGACGGCCGAGGCGATCGCCGCCTGCCCGCCGACGCCGGACGGCGCGGTCGCCCTGCTCGCCGGGCTCTCCCACGGCTATGGCGACATCGACAGCTATGCCGACGGGCTGATGGTGCTGCGCGAGGATCTGCGCGACCCGGAACTGCGCGCCCGCGGCGCCGCCTGGGGGGCCGGGCTGGCGACGGCGATCGACCGCTGTTTTCCCGACCGCCCCGGCGCCGGCAGGCTGATGATCACCCAATGGCAGGGCGCACTGATCTGGTGGGGCTTTGCCCCCGACCGGCCGATCGACCGGGTGGTGGCGGAAAACCTCGGCAGTCTGGCGGGCCTGCTCGCCGGACGGCCGGTCCCGGCGGAACCGGCCGGGGGCGGCTGA
- a CDS encoding IclR family transcriptional regulator translates to MAAIELEEGGAAGAAAGSRGIQSVEIGNRVLMVLMRAGGPLPLKAIAQAAGISASNAHRYLASYVRDGLVVQDGDGGRYDLGPIALQLGLAAMGRLDPVARAAAELPSLAEASGFTAHLAVWSLHGAVVVRLHRSRVPFVGALSLGSVMPLLRSATGRTFLAWLPESVTAPVLATETRAAGRDLPPVDVDALVAEIRARRVATVDGSVVPGLAAASSPVLDWQNEAQCVLTLIGTDRALADPDHPAALLLAERCRIISEELGATA, encoded by the coding sequence ATGGCAGCGATCGAGCTGGAAGAGGGGGGAGCGGCCGGCGCAGCCGCCGGGTCGCGCGGCATTCAGTCGGTGGAGATCGGCAACCGCGTGCTGATGGTGCTGATGCGCGCCGGCGGGCCGTTGCCGCTGAAGGCCATCGCCCAGGCGGCCGGCATCTCGGCCAGCAATGCCCATCGTTATCTGGCGAGCTATGTCCGCGACGGGCTGGTGGTGCAGGATGGCGATGGCGGCCGCTATGATCTGGGGCCGATCGCCCTGCAGCTGGGGCTGGCGGCCATGGGCCGGCTGGATCCGGTGGCGCGGGCGGCGGCCGAACTGCCGTCGCTTGCCGAAGCTTCGGGTTTCACCGCCCATCTGGCGGTCTGGAGCCTGCACGGCGCGGTCGTCGTCCGGCTGCACCGCAGCCGGGTGCCTTTCGTGGGCGCGCTCAGCCTGGGATCGGTGATGCCGCTGCTGCGGTCGGCCACCGGCCGCACCTTTCTGGCCTGGCTGCCCGAAAGCGTGACTGCACCGGTGCTCGCCACCGAAACCCGTGCCGCCGGCCGGGATCTGCCGCCGGTCGATGTCGATGCGCTGGTCGCGGAGATCCGCGCCCGCCGGGTCGCCACCGTCGACGGTTCGGTGGTGCCGGGCCTTGCCGCCGCGTCCAGCCCCGTGCTCGACTGGCAGAACGAGGCGCAATGCGTGCTGACCCTGATCGGCACCGATCGCGCCCTTGCCGATCCCGATCACCCGGCCGCCCTGCTGCTGGCGGAACGCTGCCGGATCATCTCGGAAGAGCTGGGCGCCACGGCCTGA
- a CDS encoding cupin domain-containing protein, which translates to MTAPTASGPTSSGPTSSGPTSSGLPESYAAELDRLDMAPLWTVLADLVPEHPRPKAVPHLWPYATARAALLESGRLISAEKAERRVLVLENPGHRGEHRATASIYAGLQLILPGERAPEHRHTQSALRFVIESDGAYTTVEGARVDMAPFDLVLTPRWRWHAHGHDGREPGVWLDGLDIPMISLFQGGFAERIGDNEAPARRPDVSPAMHAAGLRPAAGTAAAAHGLLHYPFASWRPALDAARAAGGVEPHDGVRLEFTDPATGGPVLPTLSAFAQLVPAGTATRAVRRTESAIVVGVEGRGTLAMSRADGSRVALAIGPRDVAVIPSWSDLSITAEAGEDLVLFSLSDRAAQSALGLYREERA; encoded by the coding sequence ATGACCGCTCCCACCGCTTCAGGCCCCACCTCTTCCGGCCCCACCTCTTCAGGCCCCACCTCTTCAGGCCTCCCTGAAAGCTACGCCGCCGAACTCGACCGGCTGGACATGGCGCCGCTGTGGACGGTGCTGGCCGATCTGGTGCCCGAACATCCGCGACCGAAAGCCGTGCCCCATCTCTGGCCCTATGCGACCGCGCGTGCAGCCCTGCTGGAAAGCGGCCGGCTGATTTCGGCCGAAAAGGCCGAACGCCGCGTGCTGGTGCTGGAAAATCCCGGCCATCGCGGCGAGCACCGCGCCACCGCCTCGATCTATGCCGGGCTGCAGCTGATCCTGCCGGGGGAGCGGGCCCCCGAACACCGCCACACCCAGTCGGCGCTGCGCTTCGTGATCGAAAGCGACGGCGCCTATACCACCGTCGAAGGTGCCAGGGTCGACATGGCCCCCTTCGATCTGGTGCTGACCCCGCGCTGGCGCTGGCACGCCCATGGCCATGACGGCCGGGAGCCGGGCGTGTGGCTGGACGGGCTCGACATCCCGATGATCAGCCTGTTCCAGGGCGGTTTCGCCGAGCGGATCGGCGACAACGAAGCCCCCGCCCGCCGTCCCGACGTCTCGCCCGCCATGCATGCCGCGGGGCTGCGCCCGGCCGCCGGCACTGCCGCCGCCGCCCATGGCCTGCTGCACTATCCCTTCGCCAGCTGGCGGCCGGCGCTGGATGCCGCACGTGCCGCAGGCGGCGTGGAACCCCATGACGGCGTGCGGCTGGAATTCACCGACCCGGCCACCGGCGGCCCGGTGCTGCCGACGCTGTCGGCCTTCGCGCAGCTGGTGCCCGCCGGCACCGCCACCCGGGCCGTGCGCCGCACCGAAAGCGCGATCGTGGTCGGTGTGGAAGGCCGCGGCACGCTGGCGATGAGCCGCGCCGACGGCAGCCGCGTGGCGCTTGCCATCGGCCCGCGCGACGTTGCCGTGATACCCTCCTGGTCCGATCTGTCGATCACCGCCGAAGCCGGCGAGGACCTGGTTCTGTTCAGCCTGTCGGACCGGGCGGCGCAGAGCGCGCTCGGCCTCTATCGCGAGGAACGTGCATGA